In Zea mays cultivar B73 chromosome 7, Zm-B73-REFERENCE-NAM-5.0, whole genome shotgun sequence, the following proteins share a genomic window:
- the LOC118473020 gene encoding uncharacterized protein produces MALQRLVQAAVWFLGENANYAASEYAWESATPPGTALMMLDADKMVAAASSRNPTLASALTRLQRCAFSGSWEIRIAAVQALTTIAIRSGEPYRLQIYEFLHALALGGVQSNFSELQLSNGENQGASGTGLGSLISPMLKVLDEMYRGQDDPARDIRQHDNSKQEWSDEELKKLYETHERLLDFVSLFCFVPRAKYLPLGPTRAINPHAYTNETVFVQERDEEALKYLKDIKWVRLRLEHPAVQTVLPNTTRQGLEKVLYGHMVKVCNDQYSLTNKYTDGWLSSVLGTTILTLVYPAAFTWFTTRFPFQGSVQLFSHFSLRCRCLPLLCVLDHH; encoded by the exons GTTTGGTTTCTAGGAGAAAATGCTAATTATGCTGCATCTGAGTATGCCTGGGAGTCTGCAACACCACCCGGTACTGCATTAATGATGCTAGATGCTGATAAAATGGTTGCTGCTGCAAGTTCCCGTAATCCTACACTTGCTAGCGCTCTGACAAGGCTTCAAAGGTGTGCATTTAGTGGAAGCTGGGAG ATCCGCATTGCTGCTGTACAAGCCCTAACTACCATTGCAATAAGGTCTGGTGAACCTTATAGACTGCAGATATATGAATTTCTTCATGCTTTGGCTCTTGGAGGTGTGCAGTCAAACTTTTCAGAATTGCAGCTAAGTAATGGGGAAAATCAAGGTGCCAGTGGTACTGGTCTTGGATCTTTAATAAGCCCAATGCTTAAGGTCCTAGATGAAATGTATAGAGGCCAAGATGACCCTGCCAG AGATATTCGCCAGCATGATAACAGCAAACAGGAATGGAGTGATGAGGAACTCAAGAAACTTTATGAAACCCATGAGAGGCTTCTTGATTTTGTTTCCTTATTCTGTTTTGTTCCAAGGGCTAAATACTTGCCCCTTGGTCCTACTAG GGCCATCAATCCTCATGCCTACACCAATGAGACTGTGTTTGTTCAG GAGAGGGATGAGGAAGCTCTCAAGTACCTCAAGGACATCAAGTG GGTCAGATTAAGACTGGAGCACCCTGCAGTTCAGACCGTCTTGCCAAATACAACGAGGCAA GGTTTGGAAAAGGTTCTGTACGGACACATGGTCAAAGTCTGCAATGATCAGTACAGTTTGACTAACAAATATACTGATGGCTGGCTGTCTTCAG TGCTGGGAACTACAATTCTCACGCTGGTGTACCCGGCTGCATTTACATGGTTCACTACCAG ATTCCCCTTCCAAGGCTCTGTGCAGCTGTTCAGCCATTTCTCCCTTCGATGTCGGTGTTTGCCACTGCTCTGTGTGTTGGATCACCATTGA
- the LOC100502214 gene encoding Cyclin-D3-2-like — MAAFAALFDPLYCPEEHLDLYHEGPVEVVDEQWQDQRGQQQPAALDDELPALFEALRDKEGVVLAGDGEEDGYGGSAGREAAVGWASRAAARLGFSALTSALSAAYLDRCFLPGGALRLGDQPWMSRLAAVACVALAAKVEETRVPLLLDLQLCAAASSDADAADADVFEAKTVRRMELLVLSALGWRMHPVTPFSYLQPVLADAAMRLRNCEAVLLAVMADWRWPRHRPSAWAAAALLTTAGGGDDDSELLALINAPEDETAECAKIISEVTGMSFLVCDVGGMIAGNKRKHAAARMYSPPLSPSGVIGALSCFSCESSLSATADSRTLATTAAGVGPWAPSAPVSVSSSPEPPGRAPKRAAAAGVPHPLPPDEESRDAWPSTCAA; from the exons ATGGCAGCTTTCGCCGCGTTGTTCGACCCCCTCTACTGCCCGGAGGAGCACCTCGATCTGTACCACGAAGGACCCGTCGAGGTTGTGGACGAGCAGTGGCAGGACCAGCGCGGACAGCAGCAACCGGCGGCTCTTGACGACGAGCTGCCGGCGCTGTTCGAGGCGCTCCGGGACAAGGAGGGGGTGGTGCTGGCGGGTGATGGGGAGGAGGATGGGTACGGCGGCTCGGCAGGCCGGGAGGCCGCAGTCGGCTGGGCGTCACGCGCCGCGGCACGGCTGGGCTTCTCTGCGCTCACTTCCGCGCTGTCCGCCGCCTACCTGGACCGCTGCTTCCTCCCCGGGGGCGCGCTCCGTCTCGGCGACCAGCCCTGGATGTCGCGCCTCGCCGCCGTCGCCTGTGTCGCGCTCGCCGCCAAGGTCGAGGAAACGCGCGTGCCGCTGCTCCTCGACCTCCAGCTCTGCGCCGCCGCCAGCTCCGACGCTGACGCAGCGGACGCGGACGTGTTCGAGGCCAAGACGGTGCGCCGGATGGAGCTGCTCGTTCTCTCCGCGCTAGGGTGGCGGATGCACCCTGTCACGCCCTTCTCCTACCTCCAGCCTGTCCTCGCCGACGCTGCGATGCGCCTACGCAACTGCGAGGCCGTCCTGCTCGCGGTCATGGCCG ATTGGAGGTGGCCTCGGCACCGGCCCTCGGCGTGGGCCGCCGCCGCATTGCTCACCACAgccggcggcggcgacgacgactcgGAGCTGCTCGCGCTCATCAATGCCCCCGAG GACGAGACCGCGGAGTGCGCCAAGATCATCTCCGAGGTGACAGGCATGAGCTTCCTTGTCTGCGACGTCGGCGGCATGATCGCCGGGAATAAGCGTAAGCACGCGGCGGCGCGGATGTACTCGCCGCCGCTGAGCCCGAGCGGCGTGATCGGCGCGCTGTCCTGCTTCAGCTGCGAGAGCTCGTTGTCCGCCACAGCGGACTCGCGCACCCTCGCTACTACGGCTGCGGGGGTCGGCCCGTGGGCACCGTCAGCGCCCGTGTCCGTGTCGTCTTCCCCTGAGCCCCCAGGTCGGGCCCCCAAGCGCGCTGCGGCGGCGGGGGTCCCGCATCCGCTTCCCCCCGACGAGGAGAGCCGCGACGCCTGGCCGTCCACCTGCGCCGCGTGA